The Triticum aestivum cultivar Chinese Spring chromosome 3A, IWGSC CS RefSeq v2.1, whole genome shotgun sequence genome includes a region encoding these proteins:
- the LOC123057693 gene encoding uncharacterized protein isoform X2, whose product MAVAYPSAAWARAQLETSAGGWTTEAVDHQQVDQNCWHILIIIGRSTNNHIELLEKYKVIDRSQYKWSLKSTWKLLLVIDEGKIYYFQGVGDQSTAAFKEVAIISHPRAGEYAFGFITSSMILQVITVLGPATDKNQGTR is encoded by the exons ATGGCGGTAGCATACCCTAGCGCGGCTTGGGCAAGGGCACAACTGGAGACGTCCGCGGGTGGGTGGACAACGGAGGCTGTGGACCATCAGCAG GTTGACCAAAACTGTTGGCACATATTAATCATCATCGGGAGGTCGACTAATAATCACATTGAGCTACTGGAGAAATACAAAG TTATTGATAGATCACAATACAAATGGTCTTTAAAGTCCACTTGGAAGCTCCTGCTTGTAATTGATGAAGGCAAGATTTACTACTTCCAGGGAGTAGGAG ATCAAAGTACAGCAGCATTTAAAGAAGTGGCAATAATTAGCCATCCCCGTGCTGGTGAATACGCATTTGGATTTATAACATCGAGCATGATTCTTCAG GTGATTACAGTGCTAGGACCTGCCACTGATAAGAACCAGGGCACCCGTTGA
- the LOC123057693 gene encoding uncharacterized protein isoform X1 produces MAVAYPSAAWARAQLETSAGGWTTEAVDHQQVDQNCWHILIIIGRSTNNHIELLEKYKVIDRSQYKWSLKSTWKLLLVIDEGKIYYFQGVGDQSTAAFKEVAIISHPRAGEYAFGFITSSMILQLSTEIIFSGGMTMPQVITVLGPATDKNQGTR; encoded by the exons ATGGCGGTAGCATACCCTAGCGCGGCTTGGGCAAGGGCACAACTGGAGACGTCCGCGGGTGGGTGGACAACGGAGGCTGTGGACCATCAGCAG GTTGACCAAAACTGTTGGCACATATTAATCATCATCGGGAGGTCGACTAATAATCACATTGAGCTACTGGAGAAATACAAAG TTATTGATAGATCACAATACAAATGGTCTTTAAAGTCCACTTGGAAGCTCCTGCTTGTAATTGATGAAGGCAAGATTTACTACTTCCAGGGAGTAGGAG ATCAAAGTACAGCAGCATTTAAAGAAGTGGCAATAATTAGCCATCCCCGTGCTGGTGAATACGCATTTGGATTTATAACATCGAGCATGATTCTTCAG CTCTCTACGGAAATAATTTTTTCTGGAGGAATGACCATGCCGCAGGTGATTACAGTGCTAGGACCTGCCACTGATAAGAACCAGGGCACCCGTTGA